The region TGAGCGGGCCGAGAGGAAGGAGCGGGGCAGGGAGCGGGAGGTCTCCGGGGAGGTTCTGTCATCTGTATGACTAGACAGGAAGCGGGTCCAGGTCTGCATTGCTGAGACAACACTGGGTCTGAAGGAGACGGACCTGCTGTAGACAATATCAAGCATTGAAAGGTACTTTGGTTTAAAGACTTGTAGATTCAAATATGATGGGTATATTCACTGTGTTGGATGAAGCCGATTGTTTGAGGGAGGCGTTTATTAGTACATTAGCTTGTGTAAGGTGTACAGCTTCAATCCTCTaattcaggggtgctcattaagtcgatcgcgatctaccggtcgatcgtggaggtggtactggtcgatcgctggtcgatcgcggcgtgacattaaaaaaatatcatcctagcatcaatgccgtcacttgattgatatacagggcagccattcagatgacaactgaatgttgcccttcgggcgaccaatcaaatcaaacaacgtctctaagtgcagcagaacttacgatgtcagcctatcatccatccccgttacttgattgacatacaggacagccaatcagatgacaactgaattttgacctttaggtcaccgctcatgcgtaaacagcgatgcaaagtgctaagctagtcggcgaattgcgagattttaagccctcgctaaagtttatggtcactaaaatgagtgaaggagttggaccaagtaaaaaggcaaaaactggaccaagtaaaaaggcaaaaaacatatcacttccatacggatatggaatattatacggatattatgatacggatattatccatgactgataaacatttggaagtgtgcttgaggctggctatcagcagctactgtccggactatgcatccctggctggttcaattcagtgcaagtcatcaaagtaaactcaggtaattacaaaaaatgttaatagttaattatgtgtgttttgcaatattggctcatttggttatgtaaggtacatcaacatacattgtacgtacaaataatcctcaatacatttgaaaataaatagatgttttgcatttttgtagtgggtagatcattttgactcggtcattttaaaagtagctcgcatgctgaaaaagtgtgagcacccctgctctaattgGACTGAAGAAACCAGTATAGAAAGATCTCTCTCAGGGTTTTATCAGTTGGCACAAATGGTCATAAATtatgacacatttttaattaatcatattATTTAACTCAATGTTTTGCCTAGAATtactaaaaaataattcattaatggGTGTTAGCatgggtggttagcatgttggccacacaatcgGAAGTTCTAGacaatgtgtggagtttgcatgtgcgtgggttttctccggatactccggtttcctcccacattccaaaaacatgctttattggcgactccaaattgtccatataggtatgaatgtgagtgtgaatggttgtttgtctatatgtgccctgtgattggctggcgaccagtgcagggtgtaccccgcctctcacctctgggataggctccagcatacccgccaccctagtgaggataagcggcatagaagatggatggatgtattgcATATGTTTATGAACGTGTACAATGTTTTGTCACATGTAATGCTTCATTACAACCAGCAGGTGTCACTATCGGCCTGACTGTAACATCAGCGTAGGACACTAACACATTGACAATTTGTTGACCCAGTGCCAGGGTCAAACTGGCCATCATTAAATGTACAGGCCATGTTTTAAGTcgcattttaacattcttaagtGTCAAAAAGAAGTTAGGCCTTTTGGGGTTTAACATCGGCTTCATtgtagagcagaggtagggaacctatggctcgggagccaggtagggctcttttgatgactgtatctggctctcaagcatttcttaccacaataaaaatgtatttttgctagcattttaaagtaaaccatgacagaaatgactgttaaaaataatattaaaaatcaacaactttcttatacattttaatccgtccatttattttatactgcaatacggccgaccatatctatctttcctgatgatattttccaggtcaaacaccaaaacgcgattattactgggtaatgcggtagtctacctcggtcattgagatgtcaacatgtaaatataaactttcctcctttagtcaaatagtcacctagctaaagctgcagaaccaagccttctgacgaagatggccaaaagaaagaaatatatttctttcttttggccatctttctaaacttgaaaccctcttgctaggtgctagcatggtagccgttagcatgttagcatttaagctactttactcatgtcttcaggcaaatacacatatggcatggtgtagggaggttataggacaaccttggcactctctaaacttgaggctctcttgctaggtgctagcataatgattgttagcatgttagcattaaagctaatttactcatgtctaaaggcaaatacacacatggcatgatgtagggaggttataggacaaccttggcactttctaaacttgaggctttcttgctaggtgctagcatgataactgttagcatgttagcatttaagccaatttactcacgtttaaaggcaaatacacacatggcatgatgtagggaggttataggacaaccttggcactttctaaacttgaggctctcttgctaggtgctagcataatgattgttagcatgttagcatttaagccaatttacttaagtttaaaggcaatgtatacatgtacggagtacggtgcaaaaccatgcagcagcagaagttgtattaatggcaacaagtatttgatttattattagacactgcgctgctcacgaaagtatgctggccacaccccattggcgtggggtagtgtgcctggtctacataattagagcccattatatctaaaactgttggtcttacataaaaatgcacacattttattgcattcaatgtttaaaaaaatgtatatggctctcacagatacacattttaaaaatatctggccttcatggctctcgtagccaaaaaggttcccgacccctgttgtagaggAATCCAGTTtgtcttcttctgttttttcaCTGCTCACATTTTGCACAAATAGTTCACGTTCCTGCACCTCATCTTACACTTTTTATACTGCTCCAACCTCCTCCGCTCCAACACTCCTGCACTGCATACGACTCAGCACACACATTATCCTCACTTGaacatgcacgcacacgcacacatctTCGCACATTTAATCTGTTCAGGTTGCCTGCTAGCTAAAGTGTGTTCTTTGTGTAAATGCTTTGCTGATTAGTCAAGGAGCAAATTACCTGCATGTCCCTTCCTCCCCCCTCAAAAACCCTCAATGTGCACATCTCCTTTTTGAAGGCGAGCCATGTTATTTCTCCCGACCCCCTGCGGCGACGCTGGCATGCAAGCGTtgataaaatggaaaaaaaggcaCACGTGCGCTCAGGACCGTTCTTATCAGTGTGTGAACAAAGTGCATACAAATCAGACTTGTGGTGTATATCAGAAGCTTGGCTAATTGCTACGTGAGCAGCGTCTGTGAAGCAAGATGGCTGACAATGAAATGCTTCTCGTCACGAGATGAAACTGGAGGCACAGCTGCTTCTGTTTGGCCTCCAAAACTTGTTAGTGGCTGCAACACTCACTGTGGCTGTCTCCATTTGTGTACTGCCATACTCACACTAAGTATTTTGAGTACATAATTCCAATGCAAAGTATACAGCAAAATGCTGTGGGCTCTTAGTTCACTCAACATGCCTCCAACAGTGAGTGCGCAGTACTGAATTTTATGTTGCGATCCAAATGTTGGCGATAACGAGTGGTTGCAAATCACCATGAGGGTGAGAAGTAGTGGCATAAGGTGAAGTAGTGTAAGGTGAGGAGCACTGTCATCCAAGAGAAACCGCATTGAGAGGAACCAGATGAGGTGCTTTGTGTATCTGGTCCAGATGCTtcccggatgcctccctgggaAGGTGTTTAGGGCACATCCGAGTggtaggaggcctcggggaagacccaggactgCCCTGGGAATGTCTTGGGATTCGCTGGGAGGAGCTAGGCGAAGTAGATGCGGagaaggaagtctgggcttctcttCTTAGGCTGCCCCACGACCTGACCTCAgataagcagaagaagatgggcagaaggatggatggatggacagggaaGAAGTAGTGGGTAAatattgcatcatcatcatcaggggagagagttccatagcttggggtcaaccacagaaaaggctcggtctcccctggtcttaagtctcgtcttgggcgccacaagttggagctggccctcggacctcagtgaccgcgctggagtgtaaatttggatgaggtccgagatgtatttgggggctagcccattcaacgccttaaaaacaaacaaaatcgatcataaagcgaacaggcaaccaatgcagggaggcccGAATttgggtgatgtgctccccctttttggttcctgttaaaagccgtgccgcagtaagcgggagagagacttttggctaattccagagtaaagtgcgttacagtagtccagatgtgatgaaataaaagcgtgcatttTCAAGTgtcaaagttttaaaaaaagatttaattttagataaaagccgaagatgataaaaacaatattttataactgcattaatttgtttattgagTTTTAAGTGCATTACGTATGCACAGGAGGATTGGCCAAAATCACCACCATAAGTGGCGCCCGCATTTCCTGCTTGACCTATGCTGTAGTaggaaatactgtatgtaaacaaAGTCGATGATGCCATCGTGATTTGGACAGTGTTACATCTACAGCTTCTTTCTCATCTATGTATAGTCACAACCTGTATGGAAGAACTGTGGAACATGTACGGTCCGGTCGTATTCCTGTTTACGTGCTGGAATAATCCATTACTACCTGGAGGAGCAATGACACACAAGCGGACTCAAGTCTGAACTCAACAGGGTGATGCTTTGGTTTGTTTGGGCATTTCAGGATCTTTGGAATTTGAACAAAACACCTCAAAAGAAGAATGGTGCCGTCCTTTCAGAAGTGGACCTTGGAAGGATCCCTGAGGTCTACCCCGATAACATAATTCCAAACAGAGCATGAGAAGCATTATTTAGCATGGCGGCTAATGTCACGGCTGAGTGAGATGAAGGAGAAACATTCTGTATGTGGTCGCCTCTAGCGTTGGGAGTAATGGCCTCAAAAACAACGGCGCCATTATTGTAACAGTAACTGGTAATGTGAATATCTAAAAAGTTAAAACACACTCATCTCTATAAGTGATCCGGATGTCACTTCAATTACCGTTGTTCTCCACAACAACACCTGAGACTAAACAGCTAGCCAAGAAAAGCTGTGGTTGCTGACTCTAAAACACAGGCTCCTCCCtcaatcctaatcctaatccctAATCTCAATACTTTTACATATTTgaaggggttttttttgtaaaataaaacaactaaTGCAAAAAATTTCCCATGTAACTAATTGCAGTAATTCTGTTGctaattaatcattttctgGGGTAAGTaactaaaataactaaatagtTTCCTTACCATAGAATCTACTCTGACAGGTGAAATTTACATGTGAATAATCTCTTTTCTGTTTACattctgtttacatttttgtgtaGATGTAATTAGTTGGTGTATGTGATAGCGGGTAACATTAAAGTGAATGGAAAATGATGTATATGTAAGAATGCTAAGATGTCATGTTTCTTTTAGGTAACACAATGAGGCACTTTAATCAGCTAAATTTAATTGATTAAAGTTAAATAAACATGTTATGCTTCATGAAAGAGTTAACGTTGTTCTTTTAGTCCACAGTGCAGCCGTGCATATTCCTAATAGCTTAAAATAAGAGCGTGCGCGGTTGAAGGTCACTAAAACACAAAAGGGGCTTTTTTGGCGCTGCGGTCCAATATAGCGCATGCGCAGTGCGAGAGGACTGCTTCTATGCAGACTGCAATATGGCGAGAATGTCTGACAGCGGAGACACGGAGCACACCAGCTGGGGGGACGATGAGGACATCCAGGAGGTACAGATCaccggggaggaggaggaggacctgGACTGGGTTTCAGGCAGTACAGTGGAAGTCCTCAGCAGGAGTGTGGACGAGGGGGAGTGCAGCAGCCCCCCCGCAGTGACAGACTCTCACCTGGCCACTCATTTCCCGCGCTCTGAGCGGAACAAGCTGAGTGAGAACACCCGCCTGGCGACCCGCTACGCTGTCCGGATTTTCAGGGAATACCTGAGCGAGAAGGCTCAGAGTCCGGACTTTGAAAGTCTATCCAAGGAGGACCTGTGCGCGCTGCTGCGCTCCTTCTACGCGGAAGCACGCTCCAAAAGTGGCCAGCTGTACAGCAAGTCCTCCCTCATTAGCATCCGCAGCTCTCTAAACCGATACCTCAACGACCCGCCCTACTGCCGAACCCTGGACCTCACCAAGGACCCGGAGCTGCGCAACGCCAACTTGACCCTGGCGGCGGTCATCCGGCGTCTGGAGGAGCAGGGGGCGGGGCCGGTAGTCCAGAAGCAAGCCATTACTCGCTCGGACCTGCGCAGACTGTACGAGTCGTCAATGTTCGACGTGGACACGCCGTTTGGACTCCTGAACAAGGTCTGGTTCGAGACCTGCATGTACTTCTGCACCAGGGGCAGAGAGAACCAGAGGGAGCTGCAGGAGGACTCCTTCGGTCTGGCCGCGGACGAGCACGGCCGGAAGTTCGTCTACTTCAAAGCCCTGGGACCCTACCACAAGTCCCGTCACCCCAGGAGAAAACCCGAGGCGGATGGCGTCACCCTGCCGCGAATGTACGAGACGTGTACGGATCTCTGCCCGTACGCCAGCTTCGTCCGGTACCTCTCCAAACGGAACCCCCTGTGTCGGGCCTTCTTCCAGAGGCCCCGGGATCATTGCTGCACCTCGGAGGTCACGTGGTTCGAGAACAAGGCCATCGGCAAGAACCTGCTGGGTACGCGCATGCAGATGCTGTCTCGTGCGGCCAAGCTGTCCAAGACCTACACCAATCACTGCATAGGAGCCGTGGCCATAGCAACGCTCGACGGCGTCGTGGGCGCTGCGACCGCAGCGAGCTGCGTTGCCACAGAGACGCGACAGGGTCACGTGGAGCCCAGTAGACTCCTTCCCTCTCCTCACCCGAAAAGACGCGCACCGTCTCCTCTGGAGGGTAGTCAGAGACATGCGCAGCACACTGTCCTCTCCACAGTCAAACAGGTAGTCACACCATTGGCCCTCTGTATATTATTCATTTCATATATCATTTGATATAACACCGAATGCTTTGTCGCTTTCAACACAAAGCTAGGATagtagcttagcttagcatgttttgattggattggttttagcatcttcaCATGTTTTTCTATTGTTTGCATTGGAACACCAAGAAAGGCAGAGAAAAAAGCCAAATGTGATAATTCCACATAGAACTCCAAAAAGTCTTGAGTGTCAAAAacaccttaaaggggaccgattatgctttttccatttatctgacctataaatgtttttagaatattgtatttgttaagcaaagtttcagataattatgtttgtgtatttggaagtgagcccggAAAGAACTTTGGGATAGAATGCTCGGTTTCTTAGAGTTTTTCCTAACAACAAGCTTTGTGGCGTCAATGCcatccggacttccttatatgggcgtgcccagatACGCTGTAGGCCTGCCATTTCCCCTATAGCCCCGCTTCTCTAGGTTCCTAGGAAATGTTTATTTGGGTCTAAtgagcatcaggcagaagtggttggagttgctgaTTCCCgagggactgttttgtgaacatggaaaCAGTGATGTCCGTCATCCAAAAGCTTTACTCTGGTCTCATCTGTCCACAGGACATTCCTCCAGAAGGATTTGGGCTTCTCCAGGTAAGTGTTGACAAACTccaacctgttttttttatgtctgtaTCAGCAATGGGGTCTTCTTGGGTCTCCTGTCATGGTGTCCCTTTTCATTCAAATGCTAATGTTTCTCTGCTTTTGGGGATGTTCTGATGCAAAGTAAAGAAATAAAGACACAGATACTGAAGCATTTGTAATTGCCCCAATCTCTAATTGCCCCACAGGGGTGCCAATGTTTTTGACCATGACCATTTTGACTTAATGATGTGTCCACGGTGTGTGAATTTGTCAAGTACATTCACTTCGGTTGCCATGGGTAACCTTGCCTTGCTAATGAACTTACCCAGCATGCACTACAGTGACAGCCTCAAGGTGAATGACGCCTGCTTGGTTATGTTTGttctcagtaaaaaaaaaaaaaaagtcatttgctTCTAATGAAACACATGACTAATATGACATATGACCATAAAGCTCTTGGAtgggaaaaataagaaaaaaaacaaagaggcTTAAGATGGCGGTAACAAATATTGTTAAAGAATGTAAATGGATGAGAAAGAGAAGAGGTGCATCATGGAAAGAACCCGTCAGTGGAGGCCAATGGTGAGCCTGAGGCGGCCATTACTTGTGTTTTAGCGAGTCTGGAGTCTCAGGCCAAGCGACAGCGGATGCTTCTGGATTGCAGATGGACGAGggagggaggcggggtacattttAGGATGACTCATTTAATGCATTTAGAAACCTCAGTAATGTCGCCTTCAGGTCGCACGTTGCTGGATGTTATGTCAGCTGGATCTAGTCTTCCACGGTCTGCGTGTTATTGTCTGTTTCAACACCGCCTGTTTTACCACAGCCCGTGCCTGTCACCGAGATGACCGCCTAGTGGTCACCTCCTTCTCCTTTTGTGTCCTAGGATGGCGGAGGTGACGGCAGTGAGACGCCGGCTCCCTATGTGCCCCCGCTGTGTTCGACCGGCATCCCCGCCGCCGCCCAGCTCACCAAAACCAACGCACCCGTCCACATTGACGTCGGAGGTCACATGTACACCAGCAGCCTGGCCACACTCACCAGGTACTCCGAGTCACGGTGAGTGACACTCAGCAGAACTTGTGGGTGATGTTGGTATGCTGGTAACCAAAAGGGGGCAGCATTTCATCACGAAAGTTAGCTTGTAAGACTTCATTGACTTGACTCTTTAGGAAACATGTCTAGTGGACTATTTGCTTCAGTAGTCCCTGTATGTGACGCGCTAGCAGTGTGTTTGTCTTCGTCTCGTGTGACACGTGGCGGCAGGATCGGACGCCTGTTCGACGGAAGCGAGCCCATCGTGTTAGACAGTCTGAAGCAGCACTACTTCATCGATCGGGACGGCGCAATGTTCCGGTACATCCTCAACTTCCTGCGTACCTCCAAGCTTCTCCTGCCGGATGACTTCAAAGTGAGTGTTTGTGGCCCTCAATAACTTTTTGACCACAGCTTCATCTGCTGGATGAAGCCCCACTTGACCCCAATGCAAGTAGATGGTAAAAATAGAATCTTTGATCCGTCCACTTGGGGCTATCATACAGGAAATACAATATCCACAGTGTTCTCCAAGTTGCTGCTCTTTGATCTTTTAGGAGTACGAGCTGCTCTACGAGGAGGCCTCCTTTTTCCAGCTGGTTCCCTTGCAGGCAGAACTACGGCACTGGCGAGCAGAGCGGGAACGAGAGAGCGCTTTGCAGCCGTGGGAGTGTGTCACGGTTCAGGTAGCCCAAGACCTGGCCGAGAGGATCAGCGTAAGTGGCCTCCACTCCACCATCGAGGAGGTCTTCCCGGAGGTCACTAAGAACGGGTGCGAGTCCCAATACGGCAGACGGGAGCGTGACTCCAAGCACGTTATCCGCTTTCCGCTCAGTGACTACTGCCACATCAACTCTGTCCAGGTATGGAACATCACTCACACAGAGTCCTATACAGAAAAACAGCCCTAGCATACATTTCCCACCTTTCAGACGTGTGTACAATGAAGGCCAAAGTATATGGTTATTGTTGCAGTAATAGggctttttgggcttttttaagCAATGAACAGCACCACTCCCCTTTTTAAAGCTACCAGTCTGTTATTTTCACTCAATCAGCCTTTGTCCTTGCCAGAAAACGACTTACATACATGCTGTCAGTTGGTCCTTTTGTGACAGGGCtcaaatgcagtggaaattgatgtttttttttttttgttgaggggGGCATTAACTTCATTTTCATGACAAACAGGGACTTCCCATTCATCTTGTCACTCTTCATTAGATTC is a window of Doryrhamphus excisus isolate RoL2022-K1 chromosome 5, RoL_Dexc_1.0, whole genome shotgun sequence DNA encoding:
- the LOC131130102 gene encoding uncharacterized protein LOC131130102 isoform X1: MARMSDSGDTEHTSWGDDEDIQEVQITGEEEEDLDWVSGSTVEVLSRSVDEGECSSPPAVTDSHLATHFPRSERNKLSENTRLATRYAVRIFREYLSEKAQSPDFESLSKEDLCALLRSFYAEARSKSGQLYSKSSLISIRSSLNRYLNDPPYCRTLDLTKDPELRNANLTLAAVIRRLEEQGAGPVVQKQAITRSDLRRLYESSMFDVDTPFGLLNKVWFETCMYFCTRGRENQRELQEDSFGLAADEHGRKFVYFKALGPYHKSRHPRRKPEADGVTLPRMYETCTDLCPYASFVRYLSKRNPLCRAFFQRPRDHCCTSEVTWFENKAIGKNLLGTRMQMLSRAAKLSKTYTNHCIGAVAIATLDGVVGAATAASCVATETRQGHVEPSRLLPSPHPKRRAPSPLEGSQRHAQHTVLSTVKQDIPPEGFGLLQDGGGDGSETPAPYVPPLCSTGIPAAAQLTKTNAPVHIDVGGHMYTSSLATLTRYSESRIGRLFDGSEPIVLDSLKQHYFIDRDGAMFRYILNFLRTSKLLLPDDFKEYELLYEEASFFQLVPLQAELRHWRAERERESALQPWECVTVQVAQDLAERISVSGLHSTIEEVFPEVTKNGCESQYGRRERDSKHVIRFPLSDYCHINSVQVLERLQQRGFCIMCGSCGGGVDSPSHFSEYVLQRAGLGGRHPLLRVKHEELEPTPPDRK
- the LOC131130102 gene encoding uncharacterized protein LOC131130102 isoform X2 is translated as MARMSDSGDTEHTSWGDDEDIQEVQITGEEEEDLDWVSGSTVEVLSRSVDEGECSSPPAVTDSHLATHFPRSERNKLSENTRLATRYAVRIFREYLSEKAQSPDFESLSKEDLCALLRSFYAEARSKSGQLYSKSSLISIRSSLNRYLNDPPYCRTLDLTKDPELRNANLTLAAVIRRLEEQGAGPVVQKQAITRSDLRRLYESSMFDVDTPFGLLNKVWFETCMYFCTRGRENQRELQEDSFGLAADEHGRKFVYFKALGPYHKSRHPRRKPEADGVTLPRMYETCTDLCPYASFVRYLSKRNPLCRAFFQRPRDHCCTSEVTWFENKAIGKNLLGTRMQMLSRAAKLSKTYTNHCIGAVAIATLDGVVGAATAASCVATETRQGHVEPSRLLPSPHPKRRAPSPLEGSQRHAQHTVLSTVKQDIPPEGFGLLQDGGGDGSETPAPYVPPLCSTGIPAAAQLTKTNAPVHIDVGGHMYTSSLATLTRIGRLFDGSEPIVLDSLKQHYFIDRDGAMFRYILNFLRTSKLLLPDDFKEYELLYEEASFFQLVPLQAELRHWRAERERESALQPWECVTVQVAQDLAERISVSGLHSTIEEVFPEVTKNGCESQYGRRERDSKHVIRFPLSDYCHINSVQVLERLQQRGFCIMCGSCGGGVDSPSHFSEYVLQRAGLGGRHPLLRVKHEELEPTPPDRK
- the LOC131130102 gene encoding BTB/POZ domain-containing protein KCTD1-like isoform X3; this translates as MKMQQTARESLNDIPPEGFGLLQDGGGDGSETPAPYVPPLCSTGIPAAAQLTKTNAPVHIDVGGHMYTSSLATLTRYSESRIGRLFDGSEPIVLDSLKQHYFIDRDGAMFRYILNFLRTSKLLLPDDFKEYELLYEEASFFQLVPLQAELRHWRAERERESALQPWECVTVQVAQDLAERISVSGLHSTIEEVFPEVTKNGCESQYGRRERDSKHVIRFPLSDYCHINSVQVLERLQQRGFCIMCGSCGGGVDSPSHFSEYVLQRAGLGGRHPLLRVKHEELEPTPPDRK